The DNA region TTTAATGGCCGGTCACTTAGTATCAGGCTTATCAAAGGGAGCTGAAGCAATGCTTACGGCCTTTGCTATCGGATCAGGGATTGCAGTTGTACTATCATTTTTGTAAAAAGGAGCTAGCAGAATGGACATTTTAGGACAGTTAATCACCAGTTTTATTGCTACTGCTGCCTTTGGCGTTATCTTTAATGCTCCGAAGGAATCATTAATCAAATGTGGGCTTGTCGGGATGGGCGGTTGGCTAATTTATTATATAACCGAGGATTATATGGGAAATGCGATAGTAGCCACACTTTGCGCGACTATTTTTATCGGAGTTGTCAGCCAAGAGTTTGCAAAGTTCTATAAGACACCAATAATTATTTTTAGTGTCGCTGGAATTATTCCACTCGTTCCTGGTGGACTGGCCTATGATGCGATGAGGC from Neobacillus sp. FSL H8-0543 includes:
- a CDS encoding threonine/serine exporter family protein produces the protein MDILGQLITSFIATAAFGVIFNAPKESLIKCGLVGMGGWLIYYITEDYMGNAIVATLCATIFIGVVSQEFAKFYKTPIIIFSVAGIIPLVPGGLAYDAMRQFVLADYDLAIALSVKVTLLSGSIAFGLVFSEVINQLIRKFTNGKVKTRQQ